The following DNA comes from Glaciihabitans arcticus.
TGGGACCCTGGACGAAGCACGGCGAACCGCTCATGACCACCGACCTGAGCGGCGGGGTCTACCTCGGCCCCGGCGGCCAGGACGTGATCGCCGGTCCGGATGGCGACGTCATCGTCTTCCACTCCTGGGACGAGAACTTCATCCAGCGCGGTATGAACGTGCTGCCGCTGACGTGGGTGGATGACGAGCCCGTGGTCTTCGCGGGTTGAGTAGGCGCTCCAGCGCCGTATCGAAACTGCGCCAGCAGGTTGAGTAGGCGCTCCAGCGCCGTATCGAAACCCCGACCGCCCTCAACCCGATCTGCACTGCCGCTGCCGCCGCACCTGAAAGCGTTCGTGTTAAACAGGACCACAACGCGCACCGAAAACAGGACCGGACGTGCACCGAGAACAGGACCGCCGCGTTGACCGGCAACGGTTGCGTTCGGGGTGGAGGCGTCCTGTTGACGGGTCCGATGTTTGTCCTGTTTAACACGAACGTTTCAGGGGAGGATCCCGCAGGTGGAGCGCGGGGCGCTCAAGCCGGTTTCGATACGGCCGCGGGCGGCCTACTCAACCAGCCAGGCCTCAACCAGCCAGGCCTCAACCAGCCAGGCCTCAACCAGCGTGGGCTAAGCAGTGCCAACTAGTCAGCGCGAGCCTGCACACGCTCGACCAGCTCGCGCCACGGGCCTTCGAGGCGGGACTCGGGCAGGGTGATCCGCCGACGGGAGACTCGCACGATCCAGACGTAGCGGTCGGGGGTGGGCTCGAGCCGGGGGCGGTCGTCCCAGGGGAGGCGCGAGAGCAGGGGCATCCACTCAGACGAATCGGCCGACGAGGAATCGACGAACACCGTCCACTCGCGGGTCAACCCTGCAAAGCCGCCGCTGCGTCGCACCGTGATCTTCACAGCACGCCCACCGTCTCCCACGCCCCGGTGACCACCTCTGCATCGTCGCCGGCCAGCGAGACGGTGAGTGCCGCAAACTCGGCAAAGGATGACGTCGCCGACAGCGAGCCCGACGTGAGCGCCGAGTACCACAGCTGCCCCGGCCGCTCCCACGCGTTGCCGCCGATCGCGGTCGCGACCAGGTAGAACGCACGATTCGGGATGCCCGAGTTGAGGTGCACTCCGCCGTTGTCGTCGCGGGTCACCACGAAGCCGTCCATGTGATCCGGCTGCGGATCCTTGCCGAGCACGTCATCGTCGTACGCGGTGCCCGGAGCCGACATCGACCGCAATGCCGAACCCTGCACATCTTCGGTGAAGATGCCCTCGCCGATCAGCCAGCTCGCCTCCGCCGCCGACTGCCCGAGTGAGCGCTGCTCGACCAGGGCGCCGAACACGTCGGAGATGGACTCGTTGAGCGCCCCCGACTGCTCCGAGTACGCGAGGTTCGCGGTGTACTGGGTGACCCCGTGGGCGAGCTCGTGGCCGATGACACTCAGCGAGCGGGTCATCCGGGTGAAGACCACGCCGTCGCCATCACCGAACACCATGCGCTGGCCGTCCCAGAACGCGTTGTCGTAATCCTTGCCGAAGTGCACGGTTGCGAGCAGCTCCAGGTTATCGTCGTCGATCGATGCGCGCTCGAACTCGAAGCGCAACAGGTCGTGGGTGTGGCCGAGCCCCTGCCAGGCCTCGAGCACTGCATCGTCCGTGCCGTCGGGCTCTGACGACGCCACAACATCGCCCGGGAGCTGCTCGGTGCCCCGCGCATCGAAGATGGTGCGCCGGGCATCCTGCAGCTGACGGGTAGTGACGCTTGGCCGCGGGGGAGCAGTCGTCGGCGGAGCTGCCTCGCCCATTCGGATGCCCCGCAGCGGCTCGTCGAGCAGCAGCGACCTGCGCGCAGCCTCAGCGGCCGGCGCGAACGCGGGGTCGTCGAGCTGGGCAAGGTGACGCAACAGGTACGGGGGAACGATCGAGCACTTCATGCCCACCATGCTCGCACCGGCCCCTGACAGCGCTACTTGTTCTTGCGGGCGCGCTTCTTCTGCAGCTTCAGCGCCTTGCGGTCAGCGCGGCGAGCCAGCTTCGCCGAATCGAGAATGCCCTTCGTCTGGGCGAGGGATGTCGCGTGCAGCGCGAGCCCCGCCCTCTTGAGCGCGGCCTCCTGCTCCTCGCGCGTGCCGCGCGACTTGGCTTTCTTCTCGGCAGCGGCAGCCTTCTTCTCCGCCGCGGCGTTCTTCTTCTCCTCGTCGGCGATCTCCTGCGAGACGCCGACCGGGTCGACCTGTCCGCGCAGCGCGCGACCGGCCGCCACGTCCTTGCGGTGCTGCTTCGCCGCCTTGTCGCTCACCTTGGTGTCACGAGGCGGCAGCTGGATGTGCTCCTCGGCCGCAATGCCCGCCTGCAGCTCGCGACCCCGTTCGAGTTCGGCGTCGAGCTCGGCACCGAACAGCAGGGCGAGGTTGGAGATCCAGATCCAGAGCAGGAAGACGATGACACCGCCGATCGAGCCGTACGTCTCGTCGTAGCTGGAGAAGTTGGCGGCGTAGAACGCGAAGCCCGCAGAGGCGATCACCCAGACGAGCAGGGCCACCAGGGCGCCGAGGCTCATCCAGCGGAACTTCGGCTGCTGCACGTTCGGGGTCGCGTAATAGAGGAGTGCGACGACGAGCGCCGCGAGCACCGCGAGGATCGGCCACTTGACGATGTTCCAGACGAGGAGCCCGGCCCCGCCCACCCCGATCGTCGCCGCGACGTTTTCAGCGATCGGACCGCTAACCACGAGCAGCACGGCCGCGATCACGGCGAACAGGATCGCGACCACGGTGACGCCGAGGGTGATCGGGCGCAGCTTCCACACCGGGCGACCCTCCTGGATCGCGTAGATGCGGTTCATCGCGCGGGCAAAGGCTCCGACATAGCCGCTCGCCGACCACAGCGCACCCGCGATACCCACGAAGAGTCCGAGTCCGGCCGCGGGCGCCGAGGCGATGCTCTCGATCGGCTCGCGCACGGCTTCGAGGGTGTCCGCTGGAACGAGCCCGCCGACCAGGTCGAGCAGCGCGTCCGTGGTCTGCTGCGGGTCGCCAAACAGGCCGAGCAGCGACACGAAGGCGAGCAGGGCGGGGAACACGGCGAGCACCCCGTAGTAGGTGAGGGCTGCCGCGAGGTCGGTGCACTGGTCGGCGGTGAACTCGCGCAGAGTCTTGAGGCCGACGTACTTCCACGACGGCTTCTCGATCTCGGTCAGCGAGTCCGGCTTGCGCGGGTCCTCGGGATCGGGTGCGGTCTTCGCTCGGGTGCTTGCGCGCTGTCCGGTTTCTTCAGCCATCCCAACACGCTACGGACACCGTGCGCACTGACGCGACCCACACGGGCGACGCTGGGGCAACGTACAGGTCAGCGCGACCAGTTGTACTCGAGTTCCGGTCGGCCCGGTGTGCCGTAGCGCGACCCCCGCGTCACGACCCCGGTGTCGGCGAGGTGCTCGAGGTAGCGGCGAGCCGTGACCCGCGAGAGCCGCAGGGCTTCGGCGACCTCGACCGCCGAGACCGCGGCATCCGCTGACCGCACGAATGCGGAGACCGCTGCGAGGGTGGCCGCAGCGAGACCCTTGGGCAGCGAGACGAGGGTGGGAGTGCTGAGCGTCGCGAGCATCGCGTCGATCTGCGACTGCGTGGTCGAGTGGGTCGACGCGTCGAGCTGCGAGCGCCAGTTCGCATACCCGGCGAGCTTTTCGCTGAAGGTCGCGAACCCGAACGGCTTCACCAGGTACTGCACGATGCCGAGCGAGAGGGCGCCGCGCACCACCTCGATCTCCCGAACGGCCGTGATCGCGATGATGTCGACGCGGTTTCCGGATGCCCGCAGCCGACGTGCCACCTCGATTCCGTGACCGTCCGGCAGGTTCATGTCGAGCAGCACCAGGTCGATCGTCGCATCGGCCAGCGCGGCAATCGCGGCCGCCGCCGTCGAGGCGATGCCCGCGACGTCGAACCCGGGGATCCGGCGCACGTACTCGGCGTGCGCTGCGGCGGTGAGATCCTCGTCGTCGACGACGAGCACGCGGATCACGCGGGCACCTCGGGCAGCCGCACCACGAACGTCGTCGGCAACTGCGGCGCGAGGTCGATGCTGCCGCCGCTGTGGTCGACGATCTCGCGCACAACAGCGAGGCCGAAGCCGCGATCGCCCGCCGACTTGGTGCTGAAGCCGTGCGTGAAGATCCGGGATGCGTCGCCCGGCTCGACCCCGCGCCCACTGTCGGACACGCGCAGCTCGGCGCCCGACAGGCGCACGCTGACCCACGCAGGCTGGGTGCCGGCGGCTGCGGCATCCAGGGCATTGTCGATGAGGTTGCCGAGCACCGAGACCAGCTCGACCGACGTGAGCGTGGGTGCCTCGAAGCCGTCGGCGATGTCGAGCTGCAGGTCGACGCCCCGCTCGGATGCCTGCCCGCTCTTGCCGAGCAGAAGTGCCGCGAGTGCGGGTTCACCGACGGCCCCGATGACGCTGTCGGCGAGGTGCTGGCTCGAGCGGGACTCCTCGGCGAGGAAGTCGATGGCGTCCTGCCCACGGTCGAGCTCGAGTAGGGACAGCACGGTGTGCAGGCGATTGGCGTGCTCGTGCGTCTGGGCGTGCAGCGCGGCGGTGAGGGTGCGCACCGACTCGAGTTCTCCGCTCAGTCGCTGCACCTCCGTGCGGTCGCGCACGGTCATCACGGTTCCCACCGCGTCGCGACGGGATGCCGTCTCCGCCGGCACGGCCGGCTCCTGGTTCACGACGACCGTGCGCTGCTCCGCGCGGTGCAGTTCCTCGACCGCGCGCTCGCCCGAGGTGAGCAGTGCAGCGATCGAGTCGGGAAGGTCGAGGTCCTCGACGGACATGGCGACCGCGTCCCGGGTCGCCGGCGGCAGCCCGAGCAGGTCGGCCGCCTCGTCGTTGTAGAACACGACCCGACGCCGGTTGTCGACGAGCACGATGCCCTCGCGGGCCGTATGCAGCACGGCCTCGTAGTAGTCGACCATGCGCGAGAGCTCGGCCGGTTGCAGAGAGCCGGTCATCCGGCGCAGGTAGCGGCGCACGAGCAGGGCCACGATGCTACCGAGCACCACGAGAATGGCGGCCGCGCCGAATACGAAGGGCAGCCGCGGCACCAGGGTCGCTGCGACGCTCGTCACCGTAACACCGGTGGACACCATCGCGATCACCTCGCCGTCCTGTTCAACGGGAACGACCGCGCGCACGGACGGGCCGAGCGTGCCGGTGAAGGTCTCGGTGAGGGACTCCCCGCGCAGCGCGGCGGCCGTCGAGCCGATGAACTTCTTGCCGATCTCCGAGGCGTTGCGGTGGGTGTACCGCGTGCAGTCGGTGTCCATGATGGTGATGAAGTCGACGTGCGCGTTATCCATGACCGCCACGGCGTAGGGCTGCAGGGTGCGCGTCGGATCCGGTTGCTGCACCGCCGCGATGACAAACGGGTCGAGGGCAAGCGTCGTGGAGATGCTGAGGCTGAGCCTCGCGGCATCCCGATCAACATCTGCTCGGGTGTCGAGCCAGAGCAGGAGCGTCATCACGCCGCTCAGCAAAAGGGCGGCGACGACCTGGCCCGCGAAGATACGCGAGGCGACACTGAACCGACGCTGACCCATAGAGAACAGTATGACCACAAGTTCTCTGGCGGCGGCCACGGGTCGAAGCTGGCTGCAGTTCACCACATGGATGTCGACCACAGGGCTGTGGCGGCGGAAGGCAGGACCTCTTATGGCAAAGATGCTCGGAGCAATCAGGAATCTCGACCGCAACCACTGGCTGTACATCGCGGTGATCCTCGCGGTCGCGGCCGGCGCACTCGTCGGTACCCTCTGGCCCGCCATCGGCGAATCGCTCGAACCGGTCGGCAAGGGCTTCGTCAACCTCATCAAGATGATGATCGCGCCGGTCATCTTCTGCACCATCGTCATCGGCGTCGGCTCGGTGGCGAAGGCGGCCACCGTCGGACGGGTCGGCGGTCTCGCGCTCGGTTACTTCCTGGTGATGTCGACCTTCGCGCTCGGCATCGGCCTCGTCGTCGGCAACATCATCCACCCGGGTGAGGGCCTCGACATCGGCGGCGCCGAGTACAAGGTCGAGGGCGAGGCGGTGTCCACCACGGACTTCGTGCTCGGCATCATCCCGACCACGCTGTTCTCGTCCTTCACCTCGGGCAGCATCCTCCAGGTGCTGTTCGTCGCCCTTCTGGTCGGCTTCGCACTGCAGAAAATGGGGGAGAAGGGCACCCCCGTGCTGAACGCGATCAAGAGCCTGCAGACCGTGGTCTTCCGCATCCTCGCGATGGTGCTCTGGCTCGCACCCGTCGGTGCGTTCGGAGCGATCGCCGCGGTGGTCGGCAAGACCGGCCCCGGTGCGCTCGTGAGCCTGGCGACCCTGATGATCGGCTTCTATATCACCTGTGCCGTGTTCATCATCGTGATCCTCGGCGGCCTGCTCAAGATCGTCACCGGCGTGAACATCTTCAGCCTGATGAAGTACCTCGGTCGCGAGTACCTGCTGATCGTGGGAACCTCCTCGTCCGAGGCCGCCCTGCCGCGACTCATCGCCAAGATGGAGCACGTCGGCGTCTCGAAATCAGTGGTCGGGATTACGGTTCCCACCGGATACTCGTTCAACCTCGACGGCACCGCCATCTACCTCACGATGGCCTCGCTGTTCATCGCGACGGCGATGGGCGCACCGATGTCCATCCCTGAGCAAATCGGCCTGCTGGTATTCATGATCATCGCGTCGAAGGGTGCTGCCGGGGTCACCGGTGCAGGTCTCGCAACCCTCGCGGGTGGACTGCAGACCTACCGCCCCGACCTCGTCGACGGCGTCGGCGTGATCGTCGGCATCGACCGGTTTATGTCGGAGGCGCGCGCCGTCACCAACTTCACCGGCAACGCGGTCGGCACCCTGCTGATCGGCACCTGGACGAAGCAGATCGACCGCGAGCAGGTGCGCCGCACCCTTGCCGGCGAGGACCGCTTCGACGAGGCGCAGTTCGCCACCGGCAACCTCGACGAGCATGCGGCAGCACCGGTCGTAGACCCGCGGCCGAATACGGAACAGCTGAACGCCATCGTCGGCATCACCCCTGCGGGAAAGCGCCGTAAGTAGCGAGAAACCGAAGTGCCCCGGAGCCGAGCTCCGGGGCACTTCGTGCTGCCGTCGCTACCCGAACGGGGGCGCGATTCTTGCAGAGCGTGCACAGTAAACTCGGGCGTTACCCGAAGAAAAAGGACGCATGAACAAGCCCGGCTTTACCGAGAGATTCCGCTATTGGTTCGACAACGTGATGTCGAAGGGCACGGTAGCGATCATGGGTCTCCTGGCCCTCGCCAGCCTCGCGTTCATCGCCGTCGTCGCGGCCATCGTCGTGGTCTTCCAGCTCTTCCCGCCCATGGAGGACGGCGCTGACAAGCCCGACTTCGGCGAGATCATCTGGGGCAACCTGATGCGCACCCTCGACTCGGGCACCATGGGCGGCGACGAGGGCTGGGCCTTCCGCTGGCCGATGCTCGTGGTCACCGTCGGTGGAGTCATCATCGTGGCAAGCCTCATCGGTATCATCTCGAGCGCCTTCGATTCCAAGGTCGAGGAACTGCGCAAGGGCCGCTCGAAGGTTCTCGAAAAGGACCACACGCTGGTTCTCGGCTGGAGCAACAAGGTCTTCCCGATCCTCAGTGAGGTCTGCATCGCGAACGAGTCGCGCGGCCGCTCGGTCATCGTTGTGCTCGCCGACCGCGACAAGGTCGAGATGGAGGACGAGATCCGCGCGAAGCTCGGCAAGACCGGCAAGACGCGCATCATCGTGCGCAGCGGAGATCCGATGGATCTCACCGACCTCGCGCTCGCCAATCCGAACACCGCGCGCAGCATCATCCTGCTCGCCCCCGAGGGTGAAGAGGATCCCGACTCGGTCGTCATCAAGACCGCCCTCGCGATCACCAACAACTCCAGCCGCAAGGACGGCGAGTACCACATCGTCGGCGAGATCCAGGATCCCGCCAACCTCGAGGCGGCCAACCTCGTCGGTCGTCACGAGGCCGACTGGGTGCTCGCGGGCGACCTGATCAGCCGTATTACCGTGCAGACCAGCCGCCAGAGCGGTCTCAGCGTCGTCTACACCGAGCTGCTCGACTTCGACGGCGACGAGATCTATTTCACCGACCAGCCCACCCTCGTCGGCAAGACCTACTTCGAGACCCAGCTGGCATTCGCCGAATCCACGGTCATCGGCATCTCGACCCCGGACGGCGTGCTCATCAACCCGGCGCCCGACACCATGGTGGAGGAGGGCTCGCGCCTCATCGTGATCGCCGAGGATGACAGCCTCATCCGACTGGCCGGCGAGGGCATCGTCGACCCGCAGCACGTGAGCACAAAGAAGGACCCGAAGCCGGCGGCCGAGCAGACGCTCATCCTGGGCTACAACAGCGGCCTGCACACCATGCTGCGCGAGCTCGCCGAGTACGTCGCACCCGGCTCGAAGGCGCTCGTCGTCGCCGACGTCGAGAAGCCGCAGTTCGCCGAGTTCGAGAACCTCAGCGTGGAGTTCATCCGCGCCGATGCGACCAGCCGCGCGACACTCGCCGCCATCCCGGTCGTCGATTTCGCGCACATCATCGTGCTCGCCTACAAGGACACGATGAAGGCCCAGCGCGCGGACGCCAAGACGCTCATCACGCTGCTGCACCTGCGCGACATCGCCGACGAGTCCGACCTGGACCTCAACATCGTGAGCGAGATGATCGACGACCGCAACCGCGAGCTCGCCGAGGTCACCCGCGCCGACGACTTCATCGTCAGCGACAAGCTCATCAGCCTGATGCTGTCGCAGCTCTCCGAGGACAAGTCGCTCGCCGAGGTCTTCGCCACGCTGTTCTCGAGCGTCGGCAGCGAGATCTACCTGCGCGCGGCGGACTTGTACGTCGTTCCCGGCACCGAGGTCGACTTCTACACCGTGCTCGAAGCGGCGAGGCGTCGTGGCGAGACGGCGATCGGCTACCGCCTGGCCGCCGACAGCCGCAACGGAGATGCCGACTACGGCGTCACGGTGAACCCGCGCAAGGCGCGCAGGCTCTCCTTCCTTCCGGGCGACAAGATCATCGTTCTCGCCGAGGACTAGGCGGCACTCGCTAGGCTCGCACCGTGGGATTCTTCGGAGCGGGCAACGCGGGCAGCGGTTCATACAACAACTACCTCTACGACCTCGTGCCCAAGAACAAGCGGGTGCGGATGACGCTTGCGGGCAGTGACGAGTTCCAGGACGAGATCACGCGCGTCGAGGCATCCGGAAACCACTACGAGGCGTTCATCACAAAACGCACTCTCGACGAGGAGCGCACCGACGCGCCGCTTGCCGTACGTTTCTTCAGCGAATCGAGGATGTCGTCGATCGTCGGCTTCGCGCCGCGCGGGATGGAGCCCATCGTGCTCGAGGCCCTCAACCGGCTCGAGGCCGCGGGAAAGTCCACGCGCATCCCCGCCGAGATCGTGAAGGGCCGTGGCGGCCTGCGGGTGGAGCTGCTTCTGGGCCTGACCCGCTGATTGATCGAAGCACAGACCGCCATAATCGCTTACAACTGGGTAAGCAATAGCTGGACGCACGGTTCTACCCCCGTATAGGCTCCACGCATTCACTTAACACCCGGTCAGCGTTGTCCGAGCGTGTGTCACGCTGCCGGCTCGAGAGAGTAGGTCAGCGTGGACAGATTACGTTTTGGGATGGTGGGCATCACGGTGCTCGCCCTCAGTCTCACCGGGGTGAGCGCCGCGAGTGCGGCGCTACCCGCACAGCCGGATTTCGGCCCCAACGTGACGATCTTCGACCCGTCGATGACGACGGCGGAGATCCAGTCGCAGGCGGATGCGATCCGCGACGAGCAGGTCGACAATGAGATGGGGGAGCAGCGCCACTCGCTGCTCTTCACACCGGGCACCTATGGCACGGCTGAAGAGCCGCTCATGCTGGAGGTCGGCTACTACACCGAGGTCGCGGGTCTCGGCCTGCTGCCGAGCGACGTACAGATCAACGGCCACGTCGACGTCTACAACCGTTGCCTGACGCCCGACAACTGCATCGCGCTGACCAATTTCTGGCGCTCGGTCTCAAACCTGCAGATCAATGTCATGGGCGGTGAGGGCTGCCGCTCGACCGGCAACTTCTGGGCGGCGTCGCAGGCCGCACCGATGCGACGCGTCAAGGTGGCGGGCAACCTCACCCTGATGGACTATTGCACCGCCGGTCCGCAGTTCGCGAGCGGCGGCTTCATCGCCGACTCCGTGACGAGCACCGTGACCAACGGCTCGCAGCAGCAGTATCTCGTGCGCAACTCGAGCATCGGCACCTGGTCGAACGCCGTCTGGAACCAGGTCTTCTCGGGTGTGGACGGTGCGCCCGCGCAGACCTTCCCCGACCCTCCGTACACGACCCTGGCGACGACACCGCTGACTCGCGAAAAGCCGTTCCTCTATATAGACGGCAAGGGCACGTGGCAGGTCTTCGTTCCCAAGGCCGAGACCAACACGGCGGGCACCACCTGGGAGGACGGCACACAGGCCGGCCGATCCATCGCCCTGAAGAAGTTCTTCGTCGCGTCTCCGAGCGACTCGGTTCGTTCGATCAACCGCGAGCTCGCCCGCGGCAAGCACCTGCTGCTGACGCCGGGCGTGTACGACGTGCGCGACTCGATCGATGTGAACCGTTCCGATGCCGTTGTGCTCGGGATGGGCTTCGCGACGCTCACGGCCCAGAACGGAACAACGGCCCTGCGGGTCGGCAACGTGCAGGGCGCGATTCTCGCGGGGATCACGATCGACGCCGGAGCCCGCAACTCGAAGGTGCTGCTGCAGGTCGGCTCGAAGCACGGTCGCGACCGTAGTTCCGCGAAGAACCCGGTCACGCTGAGCGACGTGTTCTTCCGTATCGGCGGGCCGCACGTGGGCCGCGCAGACGTCTCGCTCGAGGTGAACTCGAACAACGTGCTGCTCGACCACCTGTGGGTCTGGCGCGCCGACCACGGCGAGGGCTGGGGCTGGACGGTCAACACCACGAAGAACGGTGTGGTCGTGAACGGTGACAACGTGACGGCGACCGGACTGTTCGTCGAGCACTTCCACCAGTACAACACTGTCTGGAACGGCGAGAAGGGGCGGGTCATCTTCTACCAGAACGAGCTGCCCTACGACGCTCCGAACCAGGCGGCGTGGAAGCACGGCTCGACCCTCGGCTGGGCCGCCTATAAGGTGAACGACCGCGTCAAGAAGCACGAGCTGTGGGGAGGCGGGGCGTACATCTACACGAACGTCGACCCGACGATCCACGCGACGAGGGGCTTCGAGGTGCCGGTGCGGCCGGGCGTGAAGCTGCACAGCCTGCTCACCGTGAACCTCGGTGCGGGCACCATCGACCACGTCGTGAATGACACGGGAGCCCCGGTGAGCAACGACAACACCGGCACCCCGAGCTACGTGGTGTCGTTCAACTAGGTGACGGTCGAGTGAAGCCGGCCATCCCGGCTTCACTCGACTCGTCTACTACCTCGGTACCTTCTTGCCCGCCGAGACGGCGACCGAGGGGGCGTAGTAGCTCGGGCTCACGGTGACGCGCACCGTGAGCGTGCGGGTGCGATCCGCAGCGACGACCTTGTACGTCGCCTTCGTCGCCTTACTGATCGGGATGCCGTTGCGCAGCCACTGGTAGCTCGTCGACGCGACCGCCTGCGGCCAGGTTCCCTTGCTTGCGGTCAGCACCCTGCCGACCTTCACGGTCCCGCTGATCGCGGGAGCCTTGGTCGCCGTGATGACTCCACCGCGCACGACGTCGACCGAGCCGCTCATCGCCGAACCGTTCGAGCTCGCACCGTTCTTGACGAACACGAGCACGGAGATCGAGGCGCCGAAGTCGGCAGCCTGCACCGTGTAGGTCGCGGCATTGGGCGCGCCGGCGATCACCGTGCCGTTGCGCTTCCACGTATAGGTCGTGGTGAGCGCGGGCAGCGTCCAGGTGCCGCGGGTTGCCGTGAGCACCTTGCCGACCGTCGCGGTTCCCGAGATCGCAGGGGCGACGACAACGTCGTTCGTCCACGGCCGGGTCGTCGAGGTGGCGACGGCGAACGGTGTCTGCTTCGTTTCCTCGACGTTGCCCGCGGCGTCCGTCGAGCGGAAGCGCAGCACGTGGCCGCCTCCACCAGTCACGGTGATGGTGCGGTTGGCGGAGGGGAGCGTCACGAACGCCGCGCCGTCCACCGAGTACTCGGTGAGGGCGACACCCGAGGCGGCATCCGTCGCGTTGATGGTGATGCGAGCGCGTTCGGCGGCGACGTCGGCGGGGGTCGTGACGATCGTCGCCGTTGAGACCGGTGCGGTGGCGTCGATGCCGAAGGCCGAAGACGCCGCTGTCACGTTGCCCGCCACGTCGGTGGCCCGGTAGGCGACCGTATGGTTGCCCTCATCCGAGACGACGACGGGCGCGGAGTAGGTGGTCCACGCTCCCGCGTCAAGCGAGTACTCGGTGAACACGGCGCCCGGACGGTTGTCCGCCGCGGACAGGGTCACGGTGGTGGCGCCCCTGTTCCAGCTCTCGGTGCCCTCGGGACCGGCGGCCGTGACCGTGGCATCGAGAGTCGGCTTCACGGTGTCGGCCGGTACTGCGAGAGTCCAGACATCCGCAATCGACGGGTCGTAGTTCGAGCTGTTGTGCAGGAAGCGAACCCGTACGGTGCCCGTGGTGCTGAACGCCGCCGGGTCGTCG
Coding sequences within:
- a CDS encoding protealysin inhibitor emfourin is translated as MKITVRRSGGFAGLTREWTVFVDSSSADSSEWMPLLSRLPWDDRPRLEPTPDRYVWIVRVSRRRITLPESRLEGPWRELVERVQARAD
- a CDS encoding M4 family metallopeptidase, with amino-acid sequence MKCSIVPPYLLRHLAQLDDPAFAPAAEAARRSLLLDEPLRGIRMGEAAPPTTAPPRPSVTTRQLQDARRTIFDARGTEQLPGDVVASSEPDGTDDAVLEAWQGLGHTHDLLRFEFERASIDDDNLELLATVHFGKDYDNAFWDGQRMVFGDGDGVVFTRMTRSLSVIGHELAHGVTQYTANLAYSEQSGALNESISDVFGALVEQRSLGQSAAEASWLIGEGIFTEDVQGSALRSMSAPGTAYDDDVLGKDPQPDHMDGFVVTRDDNGGVHLNSGIPNRAFYLVATAIGGNAWERPGQLWYSALTSGSLSATSSFAEFAALTVSLAGDDAEVVTGAWETVGVL
- a CDS encoding YhjD/YihY/BrkB family envelope integrity protein — translated: MAEETGQRASTRAKTAPDPEDPRKPDSLTEIEKPSWKYVGLKTLREFTADQCTDLAAALTYYGVLAVFPALLAFVSLLGLFGDPQQTTDALLDLVGGLVPADTLEAVREPIESIASAPAAGLGLFVGIAGALWSASGYVGAFARAMNRIYAIQEGRPVWKLRPITLGVTVVAILFAVIAAVLLVVSGPIAENVAATIGVGGAGLLVWNIVKWPILAVLAALVVALLYYATPNVQQPKFRWMSLGALVALLVWVIASAGFAFYAANFSSYDETYGSIGGVIVFLLWIWISNLALLFGAELDAELERGRELQAGIAAEEHIQLPPRDTKVSDKAAKQHRKDVAAGRALRGQVDPVGVSQEIADEEKKNAAAEKKAAAAEKKAKSRGTREEQEAALKRAGLALHATSLAQTKGILDSAKLARRADRKALKLQKKRARKNK
- a CDS encoding response regulator, with the protein product MIRVLVVDDEDLTAAAHAEYVRRIPGFDVAGIASTAAAAIAALADATIDLVLLDMNLPDGHGIEVARRLRASGNRVDIIAITAVREIEVVRGALSLGIVQYLVKPFGFATFSEKLAGYANWRSQLDASTHSTTQSQIDAMLATLSTPTLVSLPKGLAAATLAAVSAFVRSADAAVSAVEVAEALRLSRVTARRYLEHLADTGVVTRGSRYGTPGRPELEYNWSR
- a CDS encoding sensor histidine kinase; this encodes MGQRRFSVASRIFAGQVVAALLLSGVMTLLLWLDTRADVDRDAARLSLSISTTLALDPFVIAAVQQPDPTRTLQPYAVAVMDNAHVDFITIMDTDCTRYTHRNASEIGKKFIGSTAAALRGESLTETFTGTLGPSVRAVVPVEQDGEVIAMVSTGVTVTSVAATLVPRLPFVFGAAAILVVLGSIVALLVRRYLRRMTGSLQPAELSRMVDYYEAVLHTAREGIVLVDNRRRVVFYNDEAADLLGLPPATRDAVAMSVEDLDLPDSIAALLTSGERAVEELHRAEQRTVVVNQEPAVPAETASRRDAVGTVMTVRDRTEVQRLSGELESVRTLTAALHAQTHEHANRLHTVLSLLELDRGQDAIDFLAEESRSSQHLADSVIGAVGEPALAALLLGKSGQASERGVDLQLDIADGFEAPTLTSVELVSVLGNLIDNALDAAAAGTQPAWVSVRLSGAELRVSDSGRGVEPGDASRIFTHGFSTKSAGDRGFGLAVVREIVDHSGGSIDLAPQLPTTFVVRLPEVPA
- a CDS encoding cation:dicarboxylate symporter family transporter, with amino-acid sequence MAKMLGAIRNLDRNHWLYIAVILAVAAGALVGTLWPAIGESLEPVGKGFVNLIKMMIAPVIFCTIVIGVGSVAKAATVGRVGGLALGYFLVMSTFALGIGLVVGNIIHPGEGLDIGGAEYKVEGEAVSTTDFVLGIIPTTLFSSFTSGSILQVLFVALLVGFALQKMGEKGTPVLNAIKSLQTVVFRILAMVLWLAPVGAFGAIAAVVGKTGPGALVSLATLMIGFYITCAVFIIVILGGLLKIVTGVNIFSLMKYLGREYLLIVGTSSSEAALPRLIAKMEHVGVSKSVVGITVPTGYSFNLDGTAIYLTMASLFIATAMGAPMSIPEQIGLLVFMIIASKGAAGVTGAGLATLAGGLQTYRPDLVDGVGVIVGIDRFMSEARAVTNFTGNAVGTLLIGTWTKQIDREQVRRTLAGEDRFDEAQFATGNLDEHAAAPVVDPRPNTEQLNAIVGITPAGKRRK
- a CDS encoding CASTOR/POLLUX-related putative ion channel; its protein translation is MNKPGFTERFRYWFDNVMSKGTVAIMGLLALASLAFIAVVAAIVVVFQLFPPMEDGADKPDFGEIIWGNLMRTLDSGTMGGDEGWAFRWPMLVVTVGGVIIVASLIGIISSAFDSKVEELRKGRSKVLEKDHTLVLGWSNKVFPILSEVCIANESRGRSVIVVLADRDKVEMEDEIRAKLGKTGKTRIIVRSGDPMDLTDLALANPNTARSIILLAPEGEEDPDSVVIKTALAITNNSSRKDGEYHIVGEIQDPANLEAANLVGRHEADWVLAGDLISRITVQTSRQSGLSVVYTELLDFDGDEIYFTDQPTLVGKTYFETQLAFAESTVIGISTPDGVLINPAPDTMVEEGSRLIVIAEDDSLIRLAGEGIVDPQHVSTKKDPKPAAEQTLILGYNSGLHTMLRELAEYVAPGSKALVVADVEKPQFAEFENLSVEFIRADATSRATLAAIPVVDFAHIIVLAYKDTMKAQRADAKTLITLLHLRDIADESDLDLNIVSEMIDDRNRELAEVTRADDFIVSDKLISLMLSQLSEDKSLAEVFATLFSSVGSEIYLRAADLYVVPGTEVDFYTVLEAARRRGETAIGYRLAADSRNGDADYGVTVNPRKARRLSFLPGDKIIVLAED